A window from Oncorhynchus mykiss isolate Arlee chromosome 9, USDA_OmykA_1.1, whole genome shotgun sequence encodes these proteins:
- the LOC118965952 gene encoding butyrophilin subfamily 1 member A1-like: MKTFPTSAVWCFGILFISVSLITTGSSEVVGPADPVVALAGDDVILPCSLKPSVSAEDMTVQWTRLNLKTEKVHLYLDGRDSNWDQFPSYRGRTSMFHEELKNGIVSLMLTRVTLSDTGNYRCFIPTLTSQVKETTVQLLVGAVSQPVISIVGTKDWGVVLKCESGGWFPEPEMEWLDSSGTILPADGPPERHRDSEGLYALRRHVTVNQTDTNRFTCRVHQTEINQLKETEIHVPGEVFIG; the protein is encoded by the exons GGTCGTCTGAGGTTGTTGGACCGGCTGACCCAGTCGTTGCCTTAGCTGGTGATGACGTCATTCTACCATGTTCCCTGAAACCCAGTGTCAGTGCTGAGGACATGACAGTGCAGTGGACAAGATTGAACCTGAAAACAGAAAAGGTCCACCTTTACCTTGACGGTCGAGACTCCAATTGGGATCAGTTTCCATCCTACAGGGGAAGAACATCAATGTTTCATGAAGAACTGAAGAACGGCATCGTCTCCTTAATGCTGACCAGAGTTACTCTCTCTGATACTGGAAACTACAGGTGCTTCATTCCAACACTGACCAGCCAGGTGAAGGAAACCACCGTTCAACTCCTTGTTG gtgctgtatctcagccaGTGATCTCTATTGTTGGAACTAAAGACTGGGGGGTGGTCCTGAAGTGTGAGTCTGGAGGCTGGTTTCCTGAACCTGAGATGGAGTGGCTGGACAGTTCTGGAACCATCCTACCTGCTGATGGACctccagagagacacagagactcaGAGGGCCTCTACGCTCTGAGACGACATGTCACCGTGAACCAGACTGACACCAACAGGTTCACCTGTAGAGTTCACCAGACGGAGATCAACCAGCTGAAGGAGACAGAGATTCATGTCCCAGGTGAGGTCTTCATTGGTTAA